A genomic window from Acinetobacter chinensis includes:
- a CDS encoding cytochrome b562, with translation MIKKTLATLLFSSALLVSSLSFAETLEHNMETLAKNYKAFNKAENTKDAQKALDSMKTAALDAKKVKLKTADRKALTSDALYDQLIGQIDKASALLKAGQLAQAKIEGQKLKTIRDAGHSVYHHH, from the coding sequence ATGATTAAAAAAACTTTAGCCACACTCCTGTTTTCATCTGCCTTGCTGGTCAGCAGTCTGAGTTTTGCAGAAACACTTGAGCATAATATGGAGACACTGGCTAAAAACTATAAGGCATTTAATAAAGCTGAAAATACCAAAGATGCACAGAAAGCACTGGACAGTATGAAAACGGCTGCTCTGGATGCAAAAAAGGTCAAATTAAAAACAGCAGACCGTAAAGCACTGACATCAGATGCTCTGTATGATCAGCTGATTGGACAGATTGATAAGGCCAGTGCATTGCTGAAAGCCGGTCAGCTGGCACAGGCAAAAATTGAGGGTCAGAAACTGAAAACCATACGTGATGCAGGACACTCGGTGTATCACCATCACTGA
- the coaBC gene encoding bifunctional phosphopantothenoylcysteine decarboxylase/phosphopantothenate--cysteine ligase CoaBC: MSFDLSVFANKNIILAVTGGIAAYKSAILVRRLKDYGFNVRVVMTKGAQAFITPLTFQALSGNPVHTELLDTEAEAGMGHIELARWADLILVAPASCDSLAKFAAGLADDLLSTLYLATKAPVWVAPAMNQQMWAAKATQRNLNTLVEDGVHVIMPAAGAQACGDVGLGRMPEPEEIAEQVKDYFHKAQRALAEKFGLLAGKKVTITAGPTREAIDPVRYISNHSTGKMGFAIAAACYAAGAKVTLLAGPVSLDTPNGVRRINVSSAMKMLDESLHQLEEGCDIFIATAAVADYRVAEVAEHKIKKAGDELNVALVKNPDIVATIAQQSKRPFMVGFAAETRNVEEYAAGKLVAKKLDMIACNDVSRKDIGFASDENAMTVFFAEQYQMEKRDLEKASKQEIAQQLVEAVHDALHNEIDPV; the protein is encoded by the coding sequence GTGAGTTTCGATCTCAGTGTATTTGCAAATAAAAATATTATTCTTGCGGTTACAGGTGGTATTGCCGCCTATAAAAGTGCCATTTTAGTCCGCCGTTTAAAGGATTACGGCTTTAATGTCCGTGTGGTCATGACCAAAGGCGCACAGGCTTTTATTACTCCACTGACTTTTCAGGCTCTTTCAGGCAATCCTGTACATACCGAATTACTCGACACTGAAGCAGAAGCGGGCATGGGGCATATTGAGCTTGCACGCTGGGCAGACCTGATTCTGGTGGCACCTGCCAGCTGTGACAGCCTTGCTAAATTTGCTGCCGGTCTGGCAGATGACCTGTTGAGTACTTTATATCTGGCAACCAAAGCACCTGTCTGGGTTGCACCTGCCATGAATCAGCAGATGTGGGCAGCCAAAGCCACACAGCGTAATTTAAATACCCTGGTGGAAGATGGCGTACATGTCATCATGCCTGCGGCAGGAGCTCAGGCATGTGGTGATGTTGGACTGGGACGTATGCCGGAACCTGAGGAAATTGCAGAGCAGGTCAAAGATTATTTCCACAAGGCACAGCGTGCCCTGGCAGAAAAGTTTGGTCTGCTGGCAGGGAAAAAAGTCACGATTACGGCAGGTCCTACCCGTGAAGCGATTGACCCTGTGCGTTATATTTCCAATCACAGTACCGGAAAAATGGGCTTTGCAATTGCCGCTGCCTGTTATGCCGCTGGGGCAAAAGTGACTTTGCTGGCAGGTCCGGTCAGTCTGGATACACCAAACGGTGTCCGTCGTATCAACGTTTCATCGGCAATGAAAATGCTTGATGAAAGTCTGCATCAGCTGGAAGAAGGCTGCGACATCTTTATTGCAACTGCCGCCGTGGCAGACTATCGGGTTGCTGAAGTTGCAGAGCATAAAATTAAAAAAGCAGGTGATGAACTGAATGTCGCACTGGTGAAAAATCCGGATATTGTGGCAACCATTGCTCAGCAGAGCAAACGTCCATTTATGGTGGGCTTTGCCGCAGAAACCCGTAATGTAGAAGAATATGCAGCGGGGAAACTGGTGGCCAAGAAGCTCGATATGATTGCCTGCAATGATGTTTCACGTAAGGATATCGGTTTTGCTTCTGATGAAAATGCCATGACAGTATTTTTTGCAGAACAGTATCAGATGGAAAAACGTGATCTGGAAAAAGCATCCAAGCAGGAAATTGCTCAGCAGCTGGTGGAGGCTGTTCATGATGCCTTGCACAATGAAATAGATCCTGTCTAA
- the radC gene encoding RadC family protein → MNFSIKHWPEQERPRERLIQQGADSLSDAELLAIFLRSGSRQHSAVELARMLLQHFGSLSRVLNASLEDLCRFHGMGLSKYSQLIAVRELGRRYTAQHLFQQKIEITSSTVLKDFLRFELLGETQEVFAVLCLDAELRKISFKKLFYGSLNSCEISINQLLRHTIQQHASSIVIAHNHPFGKAQPSQADMTLTLQIQQALHLAEIQLLDHCIITQDGFFSFAENDCMKLA, encoded by the coding sequence ATGAATTTTTCAATAAAACACTGGCCTGAACAGGAACGTCCCCGTGAGCGTCTGATTCAGCAAGGGGCAGACAGTCTGTCTGATGCAGAACTGCTGGCAATTTTTCTTCGTTCAGGCTCAAGACAGCATTCAGCAGTTGAACTTGCCCGTATGCTGCTTCAGCATTTTGGCAGTCTGAGTCGTGTACTGAATGCCTCGCTAGAGGATCTGTGCAGATTTCATGGCATGGGGCTGTCCAAATATTCTCAGCTGATTGCCGTCCGTGAACTTGGACGACGCTATACAGCCCAGCATTTATTTCAGCAAAAAATTGAAATTACCAGTTCCACTGTACTCAAAGACTTTCTACGATTTGAACTGCTCGGAGAAACACAGGAGGTCTTTGCTGTACTGTGCCTTGATGCTGAACTGCGTAAAATCAGTTTTAAAAAGCTCTTTTACGGCTCACTGAATTCCTGTGAAATTTCCATCAATCAGTTACTCAGACACACCATTCAGCAGCATGCCAGCTCCATTGTGATTGCCCATAATCATCCCTTTGGTAAAGCACAGCCTTCACAGGCAGATATGACACTGACCCTGCAAATTCAGCAGGCACTCCACCTGGCCGAAATCCAGTTACTCGATCACTGTATTATCACCCAGGACGGTTTCTTTTCATTTGCAGAAAACGACTGCATGAAACTGGCATGA